Proteins from a genomic interval of Capsicum annuum cultivar UCD-10X-F1 chromosome 4, UCD10Xv1.1, whole genome shotgun sequence:
- the LOC107867635 gene encoding protein PHLOEM UNLOADING MODULATOR yields MKRSPAILKTRRGGGGGLGFAAIAYIGVDYLRFISPVWHDRLQPALWTILAIAAIIRVPFYKHWSLELRSAIPFIFAMLFLLSALLFEAISVRSVTAVLGLDWNNDASPLPDVGQWFLLSLNEKLPQTVVDILRARIIGLHHFLMLFIMLAFSVLFESVEAPGLGLGARYMFTMGIGRLLRAITFISTILPSARPWCASTRFLVPEHPHPWAQKYYVPYATDSNAIRNIINWDTAYADPGEYDPEFRPDWGSMSFLIDFLRPTAPEGSSAWYHLLKKASGGCNDLIYSGHMLVAVLTAMAWTEAYCGYSSALIWIFVIHSAQREIRERHHYSVDVVVAIYVGIMLWKMTGLFWPMKDRSKDTRLHRLKKIQGRLMRAAKDDDIEAIRELLKEVEVSNQVRENSSSKAMWLFSGGTIIFTLSMVLLAFTLTSDG; encoded by the exons atgaaGCGGTCGCCGGCGATCTTGAAAACCCGCCGAGGAGGTGGTGGGGGTTTAGGATTTGCAGCAATAGCTTACATCGGAGTAGACTATCTCCGGTTTATTTCTCCGGTCTGGCATGACCGCTTACAACCGGCACTATGGACCATATTAGCCATTGCTGCTATTATTCGAGTCCCATTTTACAAACATTGGTCATTGGAGCTCCGTTCAGCTATACCCTTTATTTTCGCTATGCTTTTTTTGCTGTCTGCTCTTCTTTTTGAAGCCATTTCTGTTCGCTCAGTTACCGCTGTTCTTGGTCTTGATTGGAACAA TGATGCATCACCTCTTCCTGATGTTGGTCAGTGGTTTCTGTTGTCATTAAATGAGAAACTACCTCAAACAGTGGTTGATATATTGAGGGCTCGTATAATTGGATTACATCATTTTCTTATGCTGTTTATCATGCTTGCTTTCTCTGTACTCTTTGAATCGGTTGAAGCTCCTGGTCTTGGGCTTGGTGCAAGATACATGTTCACAATGGGAATCGGAAGACTCCTTCGAGCCATAACTTTTATCTCCACAATTCTACCATCTGCTCGACCATGGTGTGCGTCTACTAGATTTCTTGTTCCTGAACACCCTCATCCTTGGGCTCAGAAATATTATGTACCATATGCCACAGATTCAAATGCAATACGGAACATTATTAACTGGGACACAGCATATG CGGATCCTGGGGAATATGATCCTGAGTTTCGACCAGATTGGGGTTCAATGAGCTTTTTGATTGATTTCCTTCGGCCTACAGCTCCTGAGGGATCATCTGCTTGGTATCATCTGCTAAAAAAAGCGTCAGGGGGTTGCAATGACCTTATATATAGCGGCCACATGCTTGTTGCTGTACTGACGGCTATGGCGTGGACG GAAGCTTATTGTGGGTATAGCTCAGCACTCATCTGGATTTTTGTGATTCATAGTGCTCAAAGAGAAATACGAGAACGCCACCATTACAGTGTAGACGTTGTCGTGGCCATCTACGTGGGCATAATGCTCTGGAAGATGACAGGTCTTTTCTGGCCAATGAAGGATCGGTCAAAGGATACGAGGCTTCATAGGCTCAAGAAGATTCAGGGTAGGCTAATGCGAGCAGCAAAGGACGATGACATAGAGGCAATAAGAGAACTCCTAAAGGAGGTGGAAGTTAGCAACCAAGTTAGGGAAAATTCCAGTAGCAAAGCAATGTGGCTCTTTTCCGGTGGAACCATTATTTTCACTCTTAGTATGGTTCTTCTTGCATTCACATTGACCAGTGACGGGTGA